The sequence CCCACGGCTACGGCATGACCGAGGTCCCCATGATCACCATGGGCGCCCCGGACGACACCCCCGAGCACCTCGCCACCACCGAGGGCCGACCCCCGGCGGGCATGTCCATCCGCATCACCGCCCCGGACGGCACCGAACTCCCCCCGAACACCGACGGCGAGGTCCGACTCCGCGGCGAGGCCGTCTGCCAGGGCTACCTCAACGGCGACGAGTCGACGGACGTCTTCGACCCCGACGGCTACCTGATCACGGGCGACCTCGGCCACCTGACACCGGACGGCTACCTGGTCCTCACCGGCCGCAGCAAGGACGTCATCATCCGCAAGGGCGAGAACATCTCGGCGAAGGAGATCGAGGACCTCCTCCACCAACTCCCGGGCATCACGGACGTGGCGGTCATCGGCCTCCCCGACCCGACCCGCGGCGAACGCGTCTGCGCGGTGGTGGAACAACCCCCGACGGCCACCCCCCTGACCCTCCCCCAACTGACCGCCTACCTCCGCACCCAAGGCCTGGCCACCCACAAACTCCCGGAACAACTCGAACTCCTGGAATCCCTCCCCCGCAACGAGGCCCTGCGCAAGGTCCTGAAGTACAAACTCCGGGAGCGCTACGCGTAAGCCCTGCGGGCGAAAGGCGGGAGCCGCCCGTCCGGGACCGTGAAGCCGGGCGGGGTCTTCGGGGGCGGGAGCCGCTGGGGCGGTATCAGGCAGGTGCGACGGGGGCTTCGAGGTCGGCGGGGTCCACTCGGCCGGCATCAGAGCTGTGTATGGGGGTTTCCCGTCAGTCCCATCGTCCCTCCGGGTCGGGCCGCTCCCTCAAGGGCGCTCCTCCTTCGTCGTCGCGTCGCTTCGCGATGTCGCTGCGCTCCACCCTTGACCGACCGTCCCGCCCCGGAGAAACGAAAGACTGCCGAGAAGCCCCCAAAAGAACGAGCCGGTCGAAGGTGCGAAGGACGGGGACGTCAGAGATGCCCGGGGGCATCCGGGCGGGCACGGCCCCGAGGCGAGGCCCATGAAAGGCCGGCCTGGTTCGGGGGAAGCGCATCCGATCGCTACACGCTCCCCACCTCTCAGCGTCCGACGACCGTCCTGGGCCGGACATAAGCCGCCCACCACCCCAGGCACCTCGCGCTCACCGCGCCCGACGACCAGCTGTGGCCGGGCACGGGCCGCTGGCGATCTCCCAGCGCTTCTCGATCGCGCGTCTGCGAGCGTCCTCGGACTCTCCCCCTCTCGGGTGATGGCACGAGGGAGGGGGTCGAAAGTACTTTCAACACTATGAGCGCTGAGAACGCCGCCTCCAATCCGGAGGGATCACCGCAGTTGCTACAGCCTGGCGTCACTGCCGCCATAAGGCCCGTGATTGCTGCTCTGGGCACAGGCGAGCACAGCATGGAAGCGATCCTCGACATGTTGCCGGAAGCATTTCCCTGGGTTCGGTTCCTCCCCGAGAGAGACGTCCACGCCTTCGCTGTCGAACTGGTCGACAGCCTGCGCGCCGCAGGTTCGATCGGCCACCACACATACGTCGCACAAGTACTCATTGCGTGGCAGCACACGGCGCAGGCCCATTCCGACCCCGTCCTCCTGGCTGCACTGACCAGAGACCACAGATCGGACTTCGGTCCGGCACCCGACCCACTCCAGAAGCAGTAGGGCAGAAGCGCTTCGCGTTCACGCCTCCGCACAACCCGACTGCGAACCGTGGGCGTATCTAATCCAGTGGGAGAGCCTGGTGTGCGGAAACGATCGCGTCGATGCGGTGCGCAAGATCGAAGTCCGCAACAGTGAGCCGGTGGCCCGCGTCGTGGGTGGTGATGGACGCGCGCAAGTGGTCGATACGAAGATCAAGATCTGCATGGTGCTGGATACGTCGGGATCGGTCGGCGATGGTCACGATCGCTGCCACCGCAGCGTGATAGCGGATCTGGTACGTGCGGGTGATCTCGTCGCCCTGACGTTCCCAGCCGGGCAGGCCGGCCAATTGCTCCGTGATCTCCTCATCGGACAACACCTTCAGCACGCCCATGTCGGACCCCCTCAGTCACAGGCGCCAGGATCTCGGAAAGGTCCCGGCCCACCGAGGCATCGTGCCATGGCCTCATAGCCCGCTCCAGAGTGCCGAGTTCCCGCACCGTACGGGCAGAGCGGGTCTCCACAGCGATCTCGACAGCCGACCGGGCGAACTCGACCGCGCGGTCAGGCTCGCGGGACTCGGCCGCCGCAGTAGCTCTGCGAGCGAGATACACACCACGATCCCGGCGCGCGGTCGACGGCACACCGTCCAGAACCTGCGCCCAGAGGCGTTCGGCCTCTCGGCCGAGGCCGAGCCTGCCGTAACAGGTCGCACGCTGGACTTCGAGGTAGCCCGGCGTTCTCCGGCAGGCGTTGCCCCAGGGCAAGTCGTCGTCGACATGAGAAAGCAGCCCGCCGGCGGCATCGATGAGCTGGTCTACTGCCGCTCTGTCACCGATGAGGCTGGCACCGTGCGCCTGCTGCTGCATGGCCATGATCCGCACCTTGGGGAAGAGCTGATCTGGACCATCGAGGGCGGCCTCGCAAAGATCGATCACTCCGTGACCGTCACCGAGGTCGGTGCGGACCTGCGCCTGATTCACCAAGCTGTAGCCGACGAGATGGCGGTCACGGGACCGAACAGCGATCTCCTGCGTAATACCTCGCCAGAACGTGGCAGCCGGCAAGTCGCCCGCGTCCTGGTACAACCAACCGACCAGAGCGGCGTAAGAAGCTCCGACGCGCAGGAGGCCACGCCGTACCTCGCCTTTCGCGGAACGGACCAGCTTGTCGATCAGCTGATACTGCGCGCTGACGGTCCCGATCAGGTCATGGGGCCCGAGAAACATGTCGGCCCTGTAGTGCCCTTCGAGCTGCTGCTCGAAGTAGTCGACCAGGGCAGGGTCGACGTGCTGACGCACGGTCGGCCCTGAAACAAGTGCCGCCGCCGTAGCGGATACGAACTGTCTACGGTTCACGTCGTCCTCATGGAACACCTCGGGACGGATCCAACCTGCGGGCACCGTAAATCCCAGATCCTCGGGCCAGCGCCCCAAAGCGTCATGCAGCACGATGGCTGTCTCTTCTGGTGGCCAACCCGGCCGCTCGCCTTCCCAGCGCCGCCACGTCCGGGGCGACACCTCGAAGTGCCGGTCGGCAAGAAGACACCTCCCATGCGCGGAAAGGCACTTCGCGGCCTGGTCCATCGTCCGCCAGCCGACCCGGAGCCTGGCCGCTCGGAGCGCGTCGTTTCGAGTTCCCATGACCTCAGCTTGAGCTGTCATAGCGGCCGTCACCGGCTGTGGCCACACCCTGGCCGTTGATGGCCGGACGATGGCCTATCGATCCTTCTTCCTGCCAGCCCATCATCACCGTATGACCAAGAACAGCGCAGGCGAACAACACGGAAGTCCGCCGCACTTCAGCGATCTGAAGCGGCCTTCGGAGTTCTCGTTGCGCCACCTGTCACAAGGCCCCAGCCCCGAGCTGATCGCCCGCGCGGACTCAGGGTGGGATCGATTTCTGCGCGCCGCACGCAAACGGGCGGCATCCAACGATGTCTGAGACATACGAGTACGTGCCACACAGGCTCCTGCGTCGCCGGGTACGCGATATCGCCTCCGGCGTCGAGGGAGAGCTGATGGCCGTGATCAACGAGAACGTCTCGAACTCGGCAGCTGCGCACTGGACGGAACTGGCCTACATCCGTGCCGCCTCCGGCCGTGAATTCACCACGTCGGTCTCCAACGTCGAGCCCGCCGGCCAAGAGGTCTCCGCCACTCTTCTTGATCAGCCCCGAACGGTCGTCGGTCGCAGTGATCGAGAGTCCCCCAAAAATCATGGGCGGCCTATGTCCGACCCAAGACGGTCGTCGGACGCTGAGAGATGAGGAGCGCGTAGCGATCTGGCGCGCCCGTCGCCCCCGGGGGCCGGTCCGGAGGGCCCCGTCTCGGGACCTCGCCCACCCGGACGTGCCTGAGGGGCTGTGATGTCCCCGTCCTTCGCACCTTCGACCGGCTCGTTCTTTTGGGGGCTTCTCGGCAGTCTTTCGTTTCTCCGGGGCGGGACGGTCGGTCAAGGGTGGCCGAAGGCCATCGCGAAGCGACGCGACGACGAAGGAGGAGCGCCCTTGAGGGACCGGCCCGACCCGGAGGGACGATGGGACTGACGGGAAACCCCCATACACAGCTCTGATGTCGGCCCAGCAGCTCCCGCCGCCCCGAAGCCCCCGCCCAACCCTCCCCCCGCCGCCCCGGAGCTGGCCCGCGCCCGGGGGTGGGTGGGCAGCCGCCGAGCGGGGGTAGGGGGTCGCGGGGGTGAAGGCCCCGCGCGCGCAAGGGCCCGTACCCCCCGGCCCCCCTACAGCCTGCTCAGCGACGCCGCCGCGAACAGCACGTCCCGGATCGCCTCGCGGTCGCCGTGCTGGCCCACCGCCGCCTCCTCCGGGGAGATGTGCCCGGCGGCCAGCTGGCAGAACTCGATCCCGTCCAGGGCGATCTCCGCCACCGTGCGTTCAGGCGACGGTTTCGCTCCCGGCGAGTCCAGCGCGATGTCCCAGCCTCCGCCGCCCGAGCCCTCGATCTCCAGGTGCAGGGTCCGCCCGGGCGCGCCCGCCGCGACCAGGCCCCGCGCCGGAGCGGCCAGACCCGCGCGCCTGCGCTGCGCCAGTGCGCCCGGCAGGAGCCGCGCCGCCAGGTCGATCATCCCGTGCAGGTGCGGCCCGGCCGGCGGCTCGTACGGGTAGTCCACCGCCTCCGCGATGTCCCACGCGTGCACCCAGCACTCGAAGGCGCGCTCCAGGAACGCGTCGCCGAGCGGCAGTGCGAAGCCGCCGTAGTCCACGGCCAGCTCGCCGACTCCGCGGCCGGCGAAGGAGACCGTGCGGACCAGCGTGTGGCCCTGTTCCCGCCACGGGTCGCGGACCTGCCGCGTGATCGGGTTCACCGACGCGCCCCAGAAGTGCTCCGTCCGCACGGTCGGACCGCCCTTCGGGGCGTCCGGCCCGAGCGGGTCGTCGAGCCCGAGTGCCGAGGCGATCAGCCCGTCGACCGTCAGCAGATGGCCGATCACCCCGGCCACCGTGGTGCGCTGCGACCGGCGCCGTTCCTCCTCGAACCACTTCAGCCGTACCGGGGTGTGCCATTCCGAGTCGCCGAAGTCCTGCAGCAACGCGTCGAGCCGCGCGGTCTCGGTGTCGTACGGACTCGCCCACACCGGCACCGGAATGCGCGCCGGCCGCTTGCCCAGGCAGTCCTCCAGGACGCGTGAACGCAGCAGCGGTTTCAGGTCGAGGTTCTCCTCCGGGTGCAGCAGCCCCACCGCGTCGCGCAGGCGCAGGGCTTCCTCCGCGCAGGGCGCGCACTCGGTGAGGTGGTCCTCCACCGCCTGGGTCTCCTCGGCCGAGCAGGCCGCCAGTGCCCACGCCCCGAGCAGGGACTTCAGCACGGCGTGGGAGGGCGGAGGCGGTGCGACCGGGGGCAGCTCGACCGGCGCCGGCTCGACCGGGGTCGACGGCATCGACGGCAGGGGCGGCAGCGACCGCGGCGCGTGACCCGGGTCGAGGTCGTCGGCGGCCCCGCGCGGACCGGGTATCCGCGCCTGCCCGCCGAGACGCTCGTATCCGTCATCGGGCGACTGGGGAGGGCCGTTCATCGAGGCGTTCCATATCCGGACCGGGCGGTCTCCTCCTGCGGGAGGGTGTTGGCGGTCGACAGCAGTTGCAGTCCGAGGCGCAGCCGGCGCCGCGCCTCGTCCTCACTGATCTGCAGGTCGGCGGCGGCCTGCCGGTAGTCGCGCCGCTTGAAGTAGGCGAGTTCCAGCGCGGCGCGCAGGGGCGCGGGCATCGAGGTGACGATGTAGTCGGCGCGGGCGGCCGCGTTGGCGCTGCGCACCTTCTGCTCCAGCTCCTCGCGGGAGCCCCGGCCCAGTTCGGCCTGGCGCAGTCGGGCGACCGCCTGGCCCTGGGTGATCCGTGCGACCCAGGAGCGCATGGAGCCCTGCTTGGGGTCGTAGGCGTCCGGGTTCTCCCAGATGTACCCGAAGACCTCACGGGTGATCCGGTCCGCGGCCTTCTCGTCGCCCAGTACCCGGTGCGCCAGGCTGTGCACGAGCGAGGCGAAGCGGTCGTACAGCTCCCCGAGCGCGGCGGCCTCGCCACGGGCGAGTCGCTGCTGCATGCGGCGGTCCCAGCGCGGTGGTGCGTCCTTCGGCATGAATGCCCCCAGCCGTGTGTCGACGCATCGAATGTAGTGGGCACATGGCCGATCGCGCCTGTTTTGGAAGAACCTCACCCTGGAAGTGCGCCCTGCGTGATAGGTGCGTGGCAGGGCGTGAACGGTGGTACGGGTGACGGCACATGGGGACAGGTGTACGCGCCCCACCGCGCTCCCCGTGCGCGGGTTCGATGCGGCCGCCTCCTTGACCACTTCGCTTAACGCACAGGCCACGTAGGCCTTACGCTCCTGCCTTGTCTTGATCTGAACCCCACTGCACACGTGAAGGCGGAACGCCGAATATGGACAGCGCAGAATACGAGCGCAAGATCGCCGCCCGATTCGCCACCTTCGACCAGGACGGGTCCGGCTATATCGACCGGGAGGACTTCAGCGCTGCCGCGAAGTCCGTCCTGGCCGAATTCGGTACCACCGCCCGGTCGGACAAGGGCCAGGCCGTCTTCGCGGGCGCCGAGGCCTTCTGGCAGGGCATGGCCGGTATCGCGGACGTCGACGGGGACCAGCGGGTGTCCCGCGAGGAGTTCATCACCGGGGCCGCGAAGCGGCTGCGCGACAACCCGGAGCGGTTCGCGGAGATCGCGCGGCCGTTCCTGCGGGCCGTGATCGCGGTGGCGGACGAGGACGGCGGCGGCGCGACCCCACCGAACGCGGCCCGGGTGCTGCGCGTCCTGGGCACCGCCCCGGAGCTGGCCACCCAGGTGGCGGCCGCCCTGGACGCGGACAGCGACGGCCGCATCTCGGAGGACGAGATCCTGGCGGCCTTCGCGGGCTACTGCGGCGTGGAGGCCCCGGACGCGTGACGCCTGCGGCGCGCTCGGCAGGTGACGGCGGGGCCCGGCCCCGCCCCCCGCAGCCGGCGTCGGGGTCAGGGCCGGGGCCGGTGCCGGTGCCGGGGCTACGCGCGACCTCTCACCGGCCCCTGCGGCCCGGCTTCCCGGGGCGCTGCCCCGGACCCCGCGCCTCAAACGCCGGCGAGGCTGGTTCATGCGCGCCACCACGGCTGTGTGCACCGAACGCCGGCGAGGCTGGTTGGGGTAGGCGCCGTCGTGGCCGTGGCGGCTACGCGAAGACGACCGTGCGGGCGCCGTTGAGCAGTACGCGGTGCTCGCTGTGCCACTTCACCGCGCGCGCGAGCGCCTGGCACTCCACGTCCCGGCCGATCGCCACCAGCTGGTCCGGCGTCACCTCGTGGCCCACCCGCTCGACCTCCTGCTCGATGATCGGCCCCTCGTCGAGGTTCGCCGTCACGTAGTGCGCGGTCGCGCCGATCAGCTTCACACCTCGCGCGTGCGCCTGGTGGTACGGCTTCGCGCCCTTGAAGCTCGGCAGGAACGAGTGGTGGATGTTGATGATCCGCCCGCTCAGTTCGGTGCACAGCTTGTCGGAGAGCACCTGCATGTAGCGCGCCAGGACGACCAGGTCGACGTTCTCGGCGCGCACCAGCTCCAGCAGCTGCGCCTCCGCCTCCGGCTTGGTGTCCTTGGTGACGGGAATGTGCACGAACGGGATGTCGTAGGAGCCGACCAGTTCGGCGAAATCGGTGTGGTTGGAGACCACGGCCGCGATCTCGACCGGCAGGGCGCCGATGCTGGAGCGGAACAGCAGGTCGTTCAGGCAGTGCCCGAACCTGGACACCATGAGGATGATCCGCATGCGCTCCTCGGAGCGGTGGATCTGCCAGTCCAT comes from Streptomyces virginiae and encodes:
- a CDS encoding Twin-arginine translocation pathway signal gives rise to the protein MDQAAKCLSAHGRCLLADRHFEVSPRTWRRWEGERPGWPPEETAIVLHDALGRWPEDLGFTVPAGWIRPEVFHEDDVNRRQFVSATAAALVSGPTVRQHVDPALVDYFEQQLEGHYRADMFLGPHDLIGTVSAQYQLIDKLVRSAKGEVRRGLLRVGASYAALVGWLYQDAGDLPAATFWRGITQEIAVRSRDRHLVGYSLVNQAQVRTDLGDGHGVIDLCEAALDGPDQLFPKVRIMAMQQQAHGASLIGDRAAVDQLIDAAGGLLSHVDDDLPWGNACRRTPGYLEVQRATCYGRLGLGREAERLWAQVLDGVPSTARRDRGVYLARRATAAAESREPDRAVEFARSAVEIAVETRSARTVRELGTLERAMRPWHDASVGRDLSEILAPVTEGVRHGRAEGVVR
- a CDS encoding EF-hand domain-containing protein, translated to MDSAEYERKIAARFATFDQDGSGYIDREDFSAAAKSVLAEFGTTARSDKGQAVFAGAEAFWQGMAGIADVDGDQRVSREEFITGAAKRLRDNPERFAEIARPFLRAVIAVADEDGGGATPPNAARVLRVLGTAPELATQVAAALDADSDGRISEDEILAAFAGYCGVEAPDA
- a CDS encoding zf-HC2 domain-containing protein, with amino-acid sequence MNGPPQSPDDGYERLGGQARIPGPRGAADDLDPGHAPRSLPPLPSMPSTPVEPAPVELPPVAPPPPSHAVLKSLLGAWALAACSAEETQAVEDHLTECAPCAEEALRLRDAVGLLHPEENLDLKPLLRSRVLEDCLGKRPARIPVPVWASPYDTETARLDALLQDFGDSEWHTPVRLKWFEEERRRSQRTTVAGVIGHLLTVDGLIASALGLDDPLGPDAPKGGPTVRTEHFWGASVNPITRQVRDPWREQGHTLVRTVSFAGRGVGELAVDYGGFALPLGDAFLERAFECWVHAWDIAEAVDYPYEPPAGPHLHGMIDLAARLLPGALAQRRRAGLAAPARGLVAAGAPGRTLHLEIEGSGGGGWDIALDSPGAKPSPERTVAEIALDGIEFCQLAAGHISPEEAAVGQHGDREAIRDVLFAAASLSRL
- a CDS encoding 4a-hydroxytetrahydrobiopterin dehydratase codes for the protein MGVLKVLSDEEITEQLAGLPGWERQGDEITRTYQIRYHAAVAAIVTIADRSRRIQHHADLDLRIDHLRASITTHDAGHRLTVADFDLAHRIDAIVSAHQALPLD
- the purU gene encoding formyltetrahydrofolate deformylase, translated to MSDPHTEAQAQPQYVLTMSCPDKQGIVHAVSSYLFMTGCNIVDSQQFGDRETGLFFMRVHFEAEPPVTVEKLRASFAAIGDSFKMDWQIHRSEERMRIILMVSRFGHCLNDLLFRSSIGALPVEIAAVVSNHTDFAELVGSYDIPFVHIPVTKDTKPEAEAQLLELVRAENVDLVVLARYMQVLSDKLCTELSGRIINIHHSFLPSFKGAKPYHQAHARGVKLIGATAHYVTANLDEGPIIEQEVERVGHEVTPDQLVAIGRDVECQALARAVKWHSEHRVLLNGARTVVFA
- a CDS encoding sigma-70 family RNA polymerase sigma factor, with the protein product MPKDAPPRWDRRMQQRLARGEAAALGELYDRFASLVHSLAHRVLGDEKAADRITREVFGYIWENPDAYDPKQGSMRSWVARITQGQAVARLRQAELGRGSREELEQKVRSANAAARADYIVTSMPAPLRAALELAYFKRRDYRQAAADLQISEDEARRRLRLGLQLLSTANTLPQEETARSGYGTPR